In a single window of the Candidatus Neomarinimicrobiota bacterium genome:
- a CDS encoding nucleotide exchange factor GrpE, whose translation MKKDETVKDTQDHEILDKEKSRDVNKGETKSKEKEKREKTEEKSKKKEETKQPEAEGIEPVEEKETDPLQVLMDQLAQTEEQKKDVEDKFVRLVAEFDNYKKRMTRDFDRQSEMVREKILLSLLPVMDDLDRLLQHEGENGTVSLEGIKLIRNNFERILNSYGVKAFESVGQPFDPEKHDAMMTRESKEHDVPTVIEEFEKGYEINNKVLRHARVVVSAAE comes from the coding sequence ATGAAAAAAGATGAGACCGTAAAAGACACTCAAGATCATGAGATATTGGATAAGGAAAAATCCCGTGATGTGAACAAAGGGGAAACAAAATCCAAAGAAAAAGAGAAACGGGAAAAAACTGAGGAAAAATCCAAAAAGAAAGAAGAGACAAAACAACCTGAAGCGGAAGGGATTGAACCGGTTGAGGAGAAAGAGACAGATCCTTTACAGGTGCTGATGGATCAGCTTGCTCAGACAGAAGAGCAGAAGAAGGATGTGGAAGATAAATTTGTCCGCCTGGTTGCGGAGTTTGACAATTATAAAAAGCGCATGACCCGGGATTTTGACAGACAATCGGAAATGGTCCGGGAAAAGATACTTCTCAGTCTGTTGCCGGTTATGGATGATCTGGACCGGCTTCTACAGCACGAAGGCGAAAATGGGACAGTCTCGCTGGAAGGGATTAAACTCATACGTAACAATTTTGAACGGATATTGAACAGTTATGGTGTCAAAGCTTTTGAGTCAGTTGGACAACCCTTTGATCCTGAAAAGCATGATGCCATGATGACCCGTGAAAGTAAAGAGCACGATGTCCCGACTGTAATTGAAGAATTCGAAAAGGGATATGAAATAAACAATAAGGTCCTTCGGCATGCCCGTGTTGTGGTAAGTGCCGCGGAATAA